Within the Candidatus Reidiella endopervernicosa genome, the region ATCCCGATTGCGACACCATCGACAACACACCAGGCGCCTCTCCCAGCTACACCGAGGTGTTCGGGCAGTGGCTCTGTGACATGGCTGAAACGAGTAGTGATCTGGTCGGCATTACCCCCGCGATGCGAGAAGGTTCGGGGCTGGTCGAATTCTCCGAACGTTTTCCAGATCGCTACTTCGATGTCGGCATTGCTGAGCAGCATGCCGTCACCCTCGCCGCAGGCCTCGCCTGCGAGGGGATCAAACCAGTCGTAGCGATCTACTCCACCTTCCTGCAGCGCGCCTACGATCAGCTGATCCATGACGTGGCACTGCAGAACCTGCCGGTGCTCTTTGCTATCGACCGCGCCGGTCTGGTCGGCCCTGACGGCCCAACACACGCTGGCAGCTTCGATCTGAGTTACCTGCGCTGTATTCCCAACATGGTGGTGATGGCCCCATCCAACGAGAACGAATGTCGTCAGATGCTCTCTACCGGCTACCGCCATAACGGACCCGCCGCAGTTCGCTACCCACGCGGACGCGGTCCCGGCGTTACCATCGACTCCGGGCTTGAGCCTCTGCCGATCGGCAAGGCCGAGCTGGTACGGGAAGGAAAAGGGGTTGCGATCTTCTGTTTCGGCACCCTGCTTGAACAGGCGTTAGTCGCCGCTGACCAATTCAACGCAACCGTTATCAATATGCGCTTTGTGAAACCGCTTGATGAGGAGATGGTGCTACGCGTCTCAGCCAATCATCAGCTGCTGGTTACGGTTGAAGATAATGCCGTAGCTGGCGGTGCAGGTAGCGCCGTCGCCGAAGCCCTGGCAGCCCACGGCGTTGAACGCCCGCTGCTGCAGCTCGGCCTGCCAGACACCTTTGTCGATCACGGCTCTCGTGAGGAGCTTCTGGCCGACTGTGGACTTGATTCAGCCGGAATCGCCCACACTATAGAGGTGCAGCTTTCCGACGCTACTGCTAAAATCAGCGCCAGCCAGCAATAACCGAGTTATTTTCTAGGATTTCGATGACACCCCGTTACACACTTAAGGTCCTTACGGAGTTCGCTTCAGCACACTCGCTGCGCGACTATCCGGGTGACTGCCGCCGTCTCC harbors:
- the dxs gene encoding 1-deoxy-D-xylulose-5-phosphate synthase, which produces MSADSRYPLLETIETPAELRALDDARLPELAEELRAFLIESVSQTGGHLASGLGTVELTIALHYVFNTPEDRLVWDVGHQSYPHKILTGRRKAMPTLRQKGGLAGFPKREESPYDTFGVGHSSTSISAALGMAIAAAQQQSERKVIAVIGDGAMTAGEAFEALNHAGDLDANLLVILNDNDMSISPNVGGMSNYLARLLSGRFYSSVREGSKKVLEHVPPVWEIARRAEEHMKGMVVPGTLFEELGFNYIGPIDGHDMSTLVQTLSNLSSRKGPQFLHIVTRKGKGYTPAEDNPCGYHGVGKFDPDCDTIDNTPGASPSYTEVFGQWLCDMAETSSDLVGITPAMREGSGLVEFSERFPDRYFDVGIAEQHAVTLAAGLACEGIKPVVAIYSTFLQRAYDQLIHDVALQNLPVLFAIDRAGLVGPDGPTHAGSFDLSYLRCIPNMVVMAPSNENECRQMLSTGYRHNGPAAVRYPRGRGPGVTIDSGLEPLPIGKAELVREGKGVAIFCFGTLLEQALVAADQFNATVINMRFVKPLDEEMVLRVSANHQLLVTVEDNAVAGGAGSAVAEALAAHGVERPLLQLGLPDTFVDHGSREELLADCGLDSAGIAHTIEVQLSDATAKISASQQ